A single genomic interval of Astyanax mexicanus isolate ESR-SI-001 chromosome 4, AstMex3_surface, whole genome shotgun sequence harbors:
- the LOC125801171 gene encoding zinc finger protein 239-like isoform X4 translates to MKPSPDMEKHQHSVKSFTKQSNLKKQQRIHTGEKPYYCSDCGKSFTTQSNLKKHQRIHTGEKPYYCLDCGKSFTQPSTLKIHQRIHTGEKPYYCSDCGKSFTEQSHLKIHQRIHTGEKPYHCSDCGKSFTEQSTLKIHQRIHTGEKPYYCSDCGKSFNQQSNLKLHQRIHTGEKPYYCSDCGKSFTKQSTLNNHQRIHTGEKPYHCSDCGKSFTQQSTLKKHQRIHTGEKPYHCSDCGKSFTEQSNLKNHQRIHTGEKPYYCSDCGRSFTQQSKLKKHQRIHTGEKTIPNLFHCNKKC, encoded by the coding sequence atgaagccaagtcccgacatggagaaacatcagcactctgtcaagagttttactaaacagagtaatctcaaaaaacaacagcgcattcacacaggagagaaaccgtattactgctcagactgtggcaagagttttactacacagagtaatctcaaaaaacaccagcgcattcacacaggagagaaaccgtattactgcttagactgtggaaagagttttactcaaccgagtactctcaaaattcaccagcgcattcacacaggagagaaaccgtattactgctcagactgtggaaagagttttactgaacagagtcatctcaaaattcaccagcgcattcacacaggagagaaaccgtatcactgctcagactgtggaaagagttttactgaacagagtactctcaaaattcaccagcgcattcacacaggagagaaaccgtattactgctcagactgtgggaagagttttaatcaacagagtaatctcaaactgcatcagcgcattcacacaggagagaaaccgtattactgctcagactgtgggaagagttttactaaacagagtactctcaataatcaccagcgcattcacacaggagagaaaccgtatcactgctcagactgtgggaagagttttactcagcagagtactctcaaaaaacaccagcgcattcacacaggagagaaaccgtatcactgctcagactgtgggaagagttttactgagcagagtaatctcaaaaaccaccagcgcattcacacaggagagaaaccgtattactgctcagactgtgggaggagttttactcaacagagtaaactcaaaaaacaccagcgcattcacacaggagagaaaactatcccaaatttgttccactGCAATAAAAAGTGCTAA